A window of Belonocnema kinseyi isolate 2016_QV_RU_SX_M_011 chromosome 9, B_treatae_v1, whole genome shotgun sequence contains these coding sequences:
- the LOC117180132 gene encoding proline-rich extensin-like protein EPR1 isoform X1: protein MPHAILQSSVREKSEYTVINPWRVILWTAILVAVLPDCHAHERDKRAIQNDARNQKPFVGYIYEQPNKPFTLPTQPPPTRTSPPHNQTRSPPTLTRPPPSSPTSPLHIQTKPPPAPVGPTSPPMSPPYSYAPPQQPFTQPPQTRPSPPPLNRPPPARLSPPKYRPTPPETRHPPSSIQSRPTIVTPPPSPNVGYTYTTPKKLFTFLPPTPTSARPPPSLSTRSPSTKTPPPPPQIVTKPPYFPPPTQQTSRPPLSPKTSRPPSQPTRPPYIPPSVPTRPPFVPPQPQPSSKPPSPLTRPPRPSTQTPYLPPPQQPQRPQALPPQIQPPYVPYSQPPTRPTYVPPSSQSSSRPPPPPPTRPPYIPPLAHPSNVTPPSPPQIVTRPPYLPPPTHQTPRPPGPPAPPKIPPYIPPLVSTRTPYIPSQTQPSFRPPPPQSNPPPPPSHPTTPSPSQTRPPYLPPPQNNQGPTSYEVYPNQPKQSTGAPPPPPQNKKPDYVSPVNRPSPPPPQPQKARPLPHQLPVKRPPPPPSQRPSKSSFSTKPPAYLPPEPPSRTHSQNSSRPPPQASGSKQPQETSRSPHPTPQPNGIPTSSLPSKPSSRPLSTAPQPPARLPQVSPSQRPPPYLPPSSPRTTYPTVTAPPYPTPLYSITPSTSARSPPTGYPAPPPTIPPSTFRPNLGYSYPIPDLPFDFRKR from the exons aGGGTGATCTTGTGGACCGCCATCTTAGTGGCAGTTCTTCCAGATTGTCACGCACATGAAAGGGATAAGAGAGCTATACAAAATGATGCAAGAAATCAAAAACCATTTGTGGGATATATCTATGAACAACCGAACAAGCCGTTCACTCTTCCGACGCA gCCGCCACCAACAAGAACTTCACCACCGCATAATCAAACACGATCACCACCCACTTTAACAAGACCACCGCCATCATCGCCAACGTCACCGCTGCATATTCAGACAAAGCCGCCGCCAGCACCCGTAGGGCCTACGAGTCCACCGATGTCGCCACCATATAGCTATGCACCTCCCCAACAGCCTTTTACACAACCCCCTCAAACTAGACCTTCACCACCGCCTTTAAATAGACCACCTCCAGCCAGACTTTCGCCACCAAAATATAGACCCACACCACCTGAAACTAGGCATCCGCCATCATCTATTCAAAGCAGACCAACAATAGTAACACCGCCACCTTCTCCGAACGTCGGTTACACTTATACTactcctaaaaaattattcacattcctACCTCCAACACCAACATCGGCAAGACCGCCTCCCTCACTGTCAACTAGGTCTCCTTCGACTAAAACACCTCCACCACCACCTCAAATTGTAACAAAACCTCCATATTTTCCTCCTCCAACTCAGCAAACTTCAAGACCTCCTCTTTCTCCAAAAACTTCAAGACCTCCTTCTCAACCTACAAGACCTCCATATATTCCTCCATCAGTACCAACCAGGCCACCCTTTGTTCCACCTCAACCTCAACCTTCGTCAAAACCTCCATCGCCTCTAACTAGACCTCCACGACCTTCAACACAAACTCCCTACTTGCCTCCTCCGCAGCAACCTCAGAGACCACAGGCTCTTCCACCACAAATTCAACCACCATACGTTCCATACTCTCAACCTCCAACTAGGCCTACGTATGTCCCACCTTCTTCACAGTCTTCGAGCAGACCCCCTCCCCCACCACCAACCAGGCCGCCATATATTCCACCACTAGCACATCCTTCAAATGTAACGCCTCCGTCACCTCCTCAAATTGTGACAAGGCCTCCATATTTACCTCCTCCAACTCATCAAACTCCAAGGCCACCAGGTCCTCCTGCTCCGCCGAAAATACCTCCTTATATTCCCCCTTTAGTATCAACTAGAACACCATACATCCCATCTCAAACTCAACCTTCGTTTAGACCTCCACCACCTCAAAGCAATCCTCCACCACCACCATCACATCCAACTACACCTTCACCATCACAAACTAGGCCTCCATATTTGCCTCCTCCGCAAAACAACCAAGGGCCAACTTCTTATGAAGTATATCCTAATCAGCCTAAGCAATCAACCGGGGCTCCTCCGCCACCTCCACAAAACAAAAAACCAGACTACGTATCTCCAGTAAACAGGCCATCACCTCCGCCTCCTCAACCACAAAAAGCTAGACCACTGCCTCATCAACTACCGGTGAAAAGACCTCCACCACCACCTTCTCAGAGACCTTCAAAATCTTCTTTTAGCACAAAGCCACCTGCTTACTTACCACCTGAACCACCCAGCAGAACACATTCTCAAAACTCTAGTAGACCGCCCCCTCAAGCAAGTGGCAGTAAGCAACCTCAAGAAACTAGCAGGTCACCCCATCCCACTCCTCAACCAAATGGTATACCAACATCGTCTCTACCCTCTAAACCCTCCAGTAGACCACTATCTACAGCCCCACAGCCACCAGCTCGACTTCCTCAAGTTTCTCCAAGTCAAAGACCGCCGCCATATTTACCACCTTCTTCTCCGAGGACAACTTATCCCACTGTGACAGCGCCACCCTACCCAACTCCATTATATAGTATAACACCCAGCACATCTGCTCGATCTCCACCAACTGGATATCCAGCGCCACCACCAACCATACCACCTAGCACATTTCGACCAAACCTAGGATACAGTTATCCTATACCAGACTTGCCTTTTGATTTTCGAAAACGTTAA
- the LOC117180132 gene encoding proline-rich extensin-like protein EPR1 isoform X2, with product MRVILWTAILVAVLPDCHAHERDKRAIQNDARNQKPFVGYIYEQPNKPFTLPTQPPPTRTSPPHNQTRSPPTLTRPPPSSPTSPLHIQTKPPPAPVGPTSPPMSPPYSYAPPQQPFTQPPQTRPSPPPLNRPPPARLSPPKYRPTPPETRHPPSSIQSRPTIVTPPPSPNVGYTYTTPKKLFTFLPPTPTSARPPPSLSTRSPSTKTPPPPPQIVTKPPYFPPPTQQTSRPPLSPKTSRPPSQPTRPPYIPPSVPTRPPFVPPQPQPSSKPPSPLTRPPRPSTQTPYLPPPQQPQRPQALPPQIQPPYVPYSQPPTRPTYVPPSSQSSSRPPPPPPTRPPYIPPLAHPSNVTPPSPPQIVTRPPYLPPPTHQTPRPPGPPAPPKIPPYIPPLVSTRTPYIPSQTQPSFRPPPPQSNPPPPPSHPTTPSPSQTRPPYLPPPQNNQGPTSYEVYPNQPKQSTGAPPPPPQNKKPDYVSPVNRPSPPPPQPQKARPLPHQLPVKRPPPPPSQRPSKSSFSTKPPAYLPPEPPSRTHSQNSSRPPPQASGSKQPQETSRSPHPTPQPNGIPTSSLPSKPSSRPLSTAPQPPARLPQVSPSQRPPPYLPPSSPRTTYPTVTAPPYPTPLYSITPSTSARSPPTGYPAPPPTIPPSTFRPNLGYSYPIPDLPFDFRKR from the exons aGGGTGATCTTGTGGACCGCCATCTTAGTGGCAGTTCTTCCAGATTGTCACGCACATGAAAGGGATAAGAGAGCTATACAAAATGATGCAAGAAATCAAAAACCATTTGTGGGATATATCTATGAACAACCGAACAAGCCGTTCACTCTTCCGACGCA gCCGCCACCAACAAGAACTTCACCACCGCATAATCAAACACGATCACCACCCACTTTAACAAGACCACCGCCATCATCGCCAACGTCACCGCTGCATATTCAGACAAAGCCGCCGCCAGCACCCGTAGGGCCTACGAGTCCACCGATGTCGCCACCATATAGCTATGCACCTCCCCAACAGCCTTTTACACAACCCCCTCAAACTAGACCTTCACCACCGCCTTTAAATAGACCACCTCCAGCCAGACTTTCGCCACCAAAATATAGACCCACACCACCTGAAACTAGGCATCCGCCATCATCTATTCAAAGCAGACCAACAATAGTAACACCGCCACCTTCTCCGAACGTCGGTTACACTTATACTactcctaaaaaattattcacattcctACCTCCAACACCAACATCGGCAAGACCGCCTCCCTCACTGTCAACTAGGTCTCCTTCGACTAAAACACCTCCACCACCACCTCAAATTGTAACAAAACCTCCATATTTTCCTCCTCCAACTCAGCAAACTTCAAGACCTCCTCTTTCTCCAAAAACTTCAAGACCTCCTTCTCAACCTACAAGACCTCCATATATTCCTCCATCAGTACCAACCAGGCCACCCTTTGTTCCACCTCAACCTCAACCTTCGTCAAAACCTCCATCGCCTCTAACTAGACCTCCACGACCTTCAACACAAACTCCCTACTTGCCTCCTCCGCAGCAACCTCAGAGACCACAGGCTCTTCCACCACAAATTCAACCACCATACGTTCCATACTCTCAACCTCCAACTAGGCCTACGTATGTCCCACCTTCTTCACAGTCTTCGAGCAGACCCCCTCCCCCACCACCAACCAGGCCGCCATATATTCCACCACTAGCACATCCTTCAAATGTAACGCCTCCGTCACCTCCTCAAATTGTGACAAGGCCTCCATATTTACCTCCTCCAACTCATCAAACTCCAAGGCCACCAGGTCCTCCTGCTCCGCCGAAAATACCTCCTTATATTCCCCCTTTAGTATCAACTAGAACACCATACATCCCATCTCAAACTCAACCTTCGTTTAGACCTCCACCACCTCAAAGCAATCCTCCACCACCACCATCACATCCAACTACACCTTCACCATCACAAACTAGGCCTCCATATTTGCCTCCTCCGCAAAACAACCAAGGGCCAACTTCTTATGAAGTATATCCTAATCAGCCTAAGCAATCAACCGGGGCTCCTCCGCCACCTCCACAAAACAAAAAACCAGACTACGTATCTCCAGTAAACAGGCCATCACCTCCGCCTCCTCAACCACAAAAAGCTAGACCACTGCCTCATCAACTACCGGTGAAAAGACCTCCACCACCACCTTCTCAGAGACCTTCAAAATCTTCTTTTAGCACAAAGCCACCTGCTTACTTACCACCTGAACCACCCAGCAGAACACATTCTCAAAACTCTAGTAGACCGCCCCCTCAAGCAAGTGGCAGTAAGCAACCTCAAGAAACTAGCAGGTCACCCCATCCCACTCCTCAACCAAATGGTATACCAACATCGTCTCTACCCTCTAAACCCTCCAGTAGACCACTATCTACAGCCCCACAGCCACCAGCTCGACTTCCTCAAGTTTCTCCAAGTCAAAGACCGCCGCCATATTTACCACCTTCTTCTCCGAGGACAACTTATCCCACTGTGACAGCGCCACCCTACCCAACTCCATTATATAGTATAACACCCAGCACATCTGCTCGATCTCCACCAACTGGATATCCAGCGCCACCACCAACCATACCACCTAGCACATTTCGACCAAACCTAGGATACAGTTATCCTATACCAGACTTGCCTTTTGATTTTCGAAAACGTTAA